From the Deinococcus sonorensis KR-87 genome, the window GTACCTCACCGACCCGGAGCACGCGGCGCACCCGCACGTCAGCTCGCTGCACGCCGACCTGAGGGGCCTGCCGCCCGCGCTGGTCATGACCGCCGAGTTCGACCCGCTGCGCGACGAGGGCAAGGCCTACGCCGACGCCCTGAACGCGGCCGGTACCCGCGCCGAGTACCTGCCGGGCCCCGGCATGATCCACGGCTTCGTGAACATGACCGCGCTGTCACCTGCGGCCGCCTCGCTGCTGGACCAGGGTGCGGCGTGGCTGAAGCGTGAGCTGAGCTGAGATGGCCCCCTTCCTGAGCAGACGCGACCTGCAGTTTCAGCTGTACGAGGTGCTGGACACCGCCAGCCTGCCCGAGCGCCCGCGCTTCGCGGAGCACAGCCGCGAGGTCTACGACGACGTGTTGAACCTCGCCTACACGGTGGCCGACCGGTACTTCGCCAACCACACCCGCGAGGCGGACCTGAACGAGCCGCACATCGTGGACGGCAAGGTGCGGCTGGTGCCGAGCGTGCAGGCGGCCATGAACGCCTTCCGCGACGCCGGCTTCTTCAGCGCCCATCACGACGAGGAACTGGGCGGACTGCAGCTGCCCTGGGTGGTGATGCAGGCGGTGCAGGCGCACTTCCAGGCGGCCAACATGGGCAGCAGCGGCTACCCGTTCCTGACCATCGGCAACGCCAACCTGCAGCGCCAGTTCGCCACGCCGGAGCAGCAGCAGCGCTACATGCTGCCGCTGCTGGAGGGCCGCTGGTTCGGCACCATGGCGCTCAGCGAGCCACATGCCGGGTCCGGGCTGGCCGACATCACCACCTCCGCCACCCCGCGCGGTGACGGCACCTACAGCATCCAGGGCACCAAGATGTGGATTTCCGGCGGCGAGCACGAGCTGTCGGAGAACATTGTGCATCTGGTGCTGGCCCGCATCAAAGGGGCGCCGGCCGGGGTGAAGGGGATTTCTCTGTTCATCGTGCCGCGCTACCGGGTGAACGCGGACGGCAGCGTGGGCGAGAGCAACCATGTGGTGCTGGCCGGCCTGAACCACAAGATGGGCTACCGCGGCACCACCAACACCCTGCTGAACTTCGGCGAGGGCGGCGAGACCATCGGGGAGCTGATCGGCGAGCCGGGGCGCGGCCTGAGCGCCATGTTCCACATGATGAACGAGGCGCGCATCGGGGTGGGGATGGGGGCCGTGATGCTCGGGTACGCCGGGTATCTGGCCAGCCTGGAGTACGCCCGCGAGCGCCGGCAGGGCCGCCACGCCAGCAGCAAGGACCCGAACGGACCGATGGTCAGCATCATCGAACACGCCGACGTGAAGCGGCTGCTGCTGCGGCAGAAGAGTTTCGTGGAGGGCGGCCTCGCGCTGGGGCTGTACGCGTCCAGCCTGGTGGACGACCTCGCCACCGGTCCGGAAGAAGGCCGGGCCGACACCGCCCTGCTGCTGGACCTGCTGACGCCCATCGTCAAGAGCTGGCCCAGCAAGTACAGCCAGGAAGCGCTCTCAGACGCCATTCAGGTGCTGGGCGGGGCCGGCTACACCCGCGACTACCCGATCGAGATGTACTATCGCGACAACCGCCTGAACCCGATCCATGAGGGAACCGAGGGCATCCAGGGCAACGATCTGCTGGGCCGCAAGGTGACGCAGGCGGGAGGGCGTGGCCTGCAGGTGCTGCTGGAGCGGATGCAGGCCGATCTGGCGGCGTCGGAGGGGCTGGAGCGGCTCGACGAGATCCGCGCCGCCCTGCAGACGGCCATCTCGCAGTGTCAGGCGGCCTTCCGGGCCATCCTGGGCCGCGCCGCCGAGCTGGGGCCGGACCTGTTCCTGGCCAACGCCAACAGCGCCCTGGAGATGCTGGGGCACACGGTGGTGGGCTGGATGTGGCTGCGGCAGGCGATGGTGGCCGCCCGCGCCCTGCCCGCTGCGCGCGGGGACGACGTGGCCTTCTACCAGGGCAAGCTGCACGCCGCCCGCTTCTTCGCGGTGTACGAGCTGCCCAAAGTCCGCGCCCACGCCGACCTGCTGGCCAGCGCCGACCCG encodes:
- a CDS encoding acyl-CoA dehydrogenase; this encodes MAPFLSRRDLQFQLYEVLDTASLPERPRFAEHSREVYDDVLNLAYTVADRYFANHTREADLNEPHIVDGKVRLVPSVQAAMNAFRDAGFFSAHHDEELGGLQLPWVVMQAVQAHFQAANMGSSGYPFLTIGNANLQRQFATPEQQQRYMLPLLEGRWFGTMALSEPHAGSGLADITTSATPRGDGTYSIQGTKMWISGGEHELSENIVHLVLARIKGAPAGVKGISLFIVPRYRVNADGSVGESNHVVLAGLNHKMGYRGTTNTLLNFGEGGETIGELIGEPGRGLSAMFHMMNEARIGVGMGAVMLGYAGYLASLEYARERRQGRHASSKDPNGPMVSIIEHADVKRLLLRQKSFVEGGLALGLYASSLVDDLATGPEEGRADTALLLDLLTPIVKSWPSKYSQEALSDAIQVLGGAGYTRDYPIEMYYRDNRLNPIHEGTEGIQGNDLLGRKVTQAGGRGLQVLLERMQADLAASEGLERLDEIRAALQTAISQCQAAFRAILGRAAELGPDLFLANANSALEMLGHTVVGWMWLRQAMVAARALPAARGDDVAFYQGKLHAARFFAVYELPKVRAHADLLASADPTTHEMRGEWF